The following are encoded together in the Roseobacter denitrificans OCh 114 genome:
- a CDS encoding ABC transporter transmembrane domain-containing protein: MARPTPPVPGAPGQTEEREKSKKLGSLKALFPFLRPYRPLLFAALSALVVTAVLSLTLPLAVRRVVDNFYTKDAQTLDLYFAAALGIAGLLAVGTGLRYLLVTRLGERVVADIRKAVFDRVIGMSPAFYEKIMTGEVLSRITTDTTLILSVISSSVSIALRNLLIFIGGLALMLFTSAKLTAMVLLIVPAVVVPILVLGRKLRVLSRENQDWIAASSGNASEGLSAVQTVQAFTHERASRAKFSEFTELSYDAARRRVNTRAVMTVIVIFLVFSGIVGVLWIGARDVRAGDMTQGALVQFVIYAVMVAGGVAALSEIWGELQRASGATERLVELLQTEDTVVDPITPRTLPSPVVGRLAFDDVTFAYPSRPDTKALENVSLAIEPGETVAFVGPSGAGKTTIIQMLLRFYDPSSGRILLDGVDLAELRRDDFRKYIAVVPQDPIIFAASARENIRFGRPDASDAEIEAAAQAAAAHDFIAALPDGYDSYLGERGVMLSGGQKQRIAIARAILRDAPVLLLDEATSALDAESERAVQSAVDTLSQGRTTLIVAHRLATVKKADRIVVLDQGRVVATGPHDQLVSEGGLYARLAKLQFTEGIAAE; encoded by the coding sequence ATGGCCCGGCCCACACCACCGGTTCCCGGCGCGCCCGGGCAGACAGAAGAGCGCGAGAAATCCAAGAAACTTGGGTCTCTCAAGGCGTTGTTTCCGTTTTTGCGCCCCTATCGCCCCTTGCTGTTTGCGGCGCTCTCCGCCCTTGTGGTCACGGCTGTTTTATCGCTGACCCTGCCGCTTGCCGTTCGGCGTGTGGTCGATAACTTTTACACCAAGGACGCGCAGACGCTTGATCTGTACTTCGCAGCGGCCTTGGGGATTGCCGGGCTGCTGGCCGTGGGCACGGGCCTGCGATACCTGCTTGTCACCCGGCTGGGTGAGCGCGTGGTGGCGGACATCAGAAAGGCCGTCTTTGACCGTGTGATCGGGATGAGCCCGGCCTTTTATGAAAAGATCATGACCGGCGAAGTGCTGAGCCGGATCACCACGGACACCACCTTGATCCTCTCGGTGATCAGCTCATCGGTGTCCATCGCTCTGCGCAATTTGCTGATTTTCATCGGTGGGCTGGCGTTGATGCTGTTCACTTCCGCGAAACTGACAGCGATGGTTTTGTTGATCGTGCCTGCGGTTGTGGTGCCGATCCTTGTGCTGGGGCGCAAACTGCGGGTGTTGAGTCGGGAAAACCAGGATTGGATCGCGGCGTCGTCGGGCAATGCCTCCGAAGGGTTGAGCGCGGTGCAGACGGTTCAGGCCTTTACCCATGAGCGGGCCAGCCGGGCGAAGTTTTCCGAATTTACCGAACTGTCTTATGATGCGGCACGGCGGCGCGTGAACACCCGTGCCGTCATGACCGTTATCGTGATTTTCCTTGTGTTTTCAGGCATTGTCGGCGTGCTCTGGATCGGGGCGCGGGATGTGCGCGCGGGCGATATGACGCAGGGCGCGCTTGTGCAGTTTGTCATCTATGCGGTGATGGTTGCGGGCGGTGTTGCCGCGCTCTCTGAGATCTGGGGCGAGTTGCAGCGGGCATCAGGCGCGACGGAGCGCTTGGTTGAATTGCTGCAAACCGAAGACACGGTGGTTGATCCCATCACCCCGCGGACCTTGCCGAGCCCGGTTGTCGGGCGGCTTGCCTTTGACGATGTCACATTTGCCTATCCCTCCCGACCGGATACCAAGGCGCTGGAAAATGTGTCGCTGGCGATTGAACCGGGGGAAACGGTTGCTTTCGTGGGGCCGTCCGGGGCAGGCAAAACGACAATCATCCAGATGTTGCTGCGGTTTTACGACCCCAGTTCCGGTCGCATATTGCTTGACGGGGTTGATCTGGCCGAGTTGCGCCGCGATGATTTCCGCAAATACATCGCCGTGGTACCGCAGGACCCGATAATTTTCGCCGCCTCGGCGCGCGAGAACATCAGGTTCGGGCGCCCCGATGCGAGTGACGCCGAAATCGAAGCGGCGGCACAGGCGGCGGCGGCGCATGATTTCATCGCAGCGCTGCCGGACGGGTACGATTCATACCTTGGCGAGCGGGGCGTGATGCTGTCGGGCGGCCAAAAGCAGCGCATTGCCATTGCGCGGGCCATTCTGCGCGATGCGCCGGTCCTGCTGCTGGATGAGGCGACGAGTGCGCTGGATGCCGAAAGCGAACGCGCGGTGCAATCTGCGGTGGACACCTTGAGCCAGGGACGCACCACGCTGATCGTGGCGCACAGGCTTGCGACGGTAAAAAAGGCCGATCGTATCGTCGTGCTGGATCAGGGGCGTGTGGTTGCCACCGGGCCGCATGATCAGCTTGTCTCTGAAGGAGGCCTCTATGCCCGTCTGGCCAAGCTGCAGTTCACCGAAGGGATCGCCGCCGAATAA